In the genome of Gloeotrichia echinulata CP02, one region contains:
- a CDS encoding glycosyltransferase family 2 protein, with product MFSIYILTYNEELDIAACIESAMLSDDIIVVDSCSSDRTIEIANRYPIRVIQHPFESHGTQRTWMLESIPPKHEWVYILEADERMTPELFAECEQTILHPDYIGYYVAERVIFMNTWIRYSTQYPRYQMRLFRHGKVWFTDYGHTEREVCHGATSFLKQSYPHYTCSKGLSRWIEKHNRYSTDEARETLHQINQGDVSWRSLFFGKSEIEKRRALKDLSLRLPARPLLRFLYMYLFLGGCLDGRAGLAWCTLQTFYEYLILLKVWEMKHMPTPSLDTSTKLAPNLSSQSTQADPA from the coding sequence ATGTTTTCCATTTACATACTGACATATAACGAAGAATTAGATATTGCCGCTTGTATAGAGTCGGCGATGCTATCAGATGACATTATTGTTGTAGACTCATGTAGTAGCGATCGCACCATAGAAATTGCCAATCGCTATCCCATCCGCGTTATTCAACACCCTTTTGAAAGCCACGGAACCCAGCGTACTTGGATGCTAGAGTCTATCCCTCCCAAGCATGAATGGGTATACATTCTAGAAGCCGATGAGCGCATGACACCAGAACTGTTTGCAGAGTGCGAACAGACAATTTTGCATCCAGACTATATCGGCTATTATGTCGCCGAACGTGTGATCTTCATGAATACTTGGATTCGTTATAGCACTCAGTATCCCCGTTATCAAATGCGCCTCTTCCGCCACGGTAAAGTCTGGTTTACAGACTATGGTCATACTGAACGGGAAGTGTGTCATGGTGCAACTAGCTTCTTAAAGCAAAGTTATCCCCATTACACTTGTAGTAAGGGCTTGAGTCGTTGGATCGAAAAGCACAACCGTTATTCTACAGATGAAGCCAGAGAAACACTGCATCAAATAAATCAAGGAGATGTTAGCTGGCGATCGCTCTTTTTTGGCAAATCAGAAATTGAAAAACGCCGCGCCCTGAAAGATTTGTCTTTACGTTTACCTGCTAGACCGCTGCTACGCTTTTTGTATATGTATTTGTTCTTGGGTGGCTGCCTAGATGGGCGGGCTGGTCTAGCTTGGTGTACACTTCAGACATTCTATGAATATCTAATTTTGCTCAAAGTTTGGGAAATGAAGCATATGCCCACACCGAGTTTAGACACAAGTACAAAACTGGCGCCAAATTTGAGTTCACAAAGCACACAGGCTGATCCGGCTTAA
- a CDS encoding HpsJ family protein gives MVNRFASVNAPLTLKVVGVTLILSFLLDFLILLLPFQPTDRGWQINLATALVDRGIVPMVGLGFLFTAYWIENAGDGDRSRTLDLRVPGLILSSILGLLFLLIFPLHLNNVNQAKTQTVTQITQEAEQAENQLNSRLSQMQAQLNTEQGKAQLEQLRNQTKAQFTEILKDEQKYKQALASPELSPSVKELLQKAKTDPKVLDKAIEQQTDIQVVRNQQLSQVRQRKEEAEKQAKDVAWRSGLRIGISSLLLSMGYIIIGWTGLRGIGSLQSGGRKAPAR, from the coding sequence ATGGTTAACCGGTTTGCTTCTGTAAATGCTCCCCTCACACTCAAAGTGGTGGGAGTTACCTTAATTCTTTCCTTTTTGCTTGACTTTTTGATTTTGTTGTTACCCTTCCAACCGACCGACCGGGGATGGCAGATCAACTTAGCAACAGCGCTAGTTGACCGGGGAATTGTGCCTATGGTGGGTTTGGGATTTCTGTTCACTGCCTATTGGATCGAGAATGCAGGGGATGGCGATCGCTCAAGAACCCTAGATTTAAGAGTTCCCGGACTAATACTATCAAGTATTTTAGGGTTGTTATTCTTGTTGATTTTTCCCCTGCATCTTAATAATGTGAATCAAGCCAAAACTCAAACAGTAACTCAAATCACTCAGGAAGCAGAGCAGGCAGAAAATCAACTAAATAGTCGGTTATCGCAAATGCAAGCCCAACTGAATACTGAGCAAGGCAAAGCACAGCTAGAACAGTTGCGGAACCAAACTAAAGCTCAGTTTACGGAAATCCTCAAAGACGAGCAGAAATACAAGCAAGCACTTGCGAGTCCTGAACTTTCCCCATCGGTGAAAGAGTTGCTGCAAAAAGCTAAAACAGATCCTAAGGTACTTGACAAAGCTATCGAACAGCAAACAGATATTCAGGTGGTACGCAATCAACAACTGAGCCAAGTCCGCCAGCGCAAAGAAGAAGCTGAAAAGCAAGCTAAAGATGTCGCTTGGAGATCTGGACTGCGGATTGGGATTAGCAGTTTACTGTTGTCAATGGGTTACATTATCATCGGCTGGACAGGATTAAGAGGTATAGGTTCTTTACAAAGTGGTGGACGTAAAGCTCCCGCACGCTAA
- a CDS encoding TIGR04282 family arsenosugar biosynthesis glycosyltransferase: protein MLKLPDSPKQHLIIFTRYPEPGKTKTRLIPALGMVGAANLQRQMTEYTIFQVNELQKATGISCEVRFAGGNLQLMQDWLGLGLIYQSQGEGDLGERMARSLFDGFQRSAEQVIIIGTDCPGVNSQILATAFEQLQTVDLVIGPAIDGGYYLIGLRCYIAELFANIDWGTAEVLQQTLDIAQKLNLSHIQLPPLADVDRPEDLPIWEQTLQGS, encoded by the coding sequence GTGTTGAAATTACCAGATAGCCCAAAACAGCACCTGATTATTTTTACTCGTTATCCCGAACCAGGGAAGACAAAAACCCGACTAATACCTGCTTTGGGTATGGTTGGTGCTGCTAATCTGCAACGACAGATGACCGAATATACAATATTTCAGGTTAATGAATTGCAAAAAGCAACTGGGATAAGCTGCGAAGTGCGGTTTGCAGGTGGTAACTTGCAATTAATGCAAGATTGGCTGGGGTTGGGTTTGATTTACCAGTCTCAAGGTGAAGGAGATCTAGGTGAGCGGATGGCGCGATCGCTTTTCGATGGGTTTCAAAGGAGTGCAGAACAAGTAATCATCATCGGTACTGATTGTCCGGGGGTGAATTCCCAAATCTTAGCAACCGCCTTTGAGCAACTCCAAACCGTTGACCTGGTTATTGGTCCGGCGATTGATGGTGGTTATTACTTGATTGGTTTGCGTTGTTACATCGCGGAATTATTCGCTAACATTGACTGGGGTACCGCTGAAGTATTGCAACAAACTTTGGACATAGCCCAAAAACTTAATTTATCACACATCCAATTGCCTCCCTTGGCAGATGTTGACCGTCCAGAGGATCTTCCCATCTGGGAACAAACTCTTCAGGGGAGTTGA
- a CDS encoding type II secretion system protein, whose translation MTTTKNILVHFLVKNIFHNSSNTGFALVEILVVTLIIGLLGLIALPQWMAFVDVRRLNSSQYEIYRAMREAQSQASKEKLTWQVSIREQNGIVQWVIHPAEKGIFIPNYVSNNDKIWDSVEPNVRIVQDKNQKGKNETTFPKQLSQQVWRVLFNYQGCPVYEVGDECTKTALRTLGQITFYSQNAGKARRCVYVSTVLGAMRTGKEHIKPNTDNKYCY comes from the coding sequence ATGACAACCACAAAAAATATTTTGGTGCATTTTCTTGTAAAAAATATTTTTCATAATTCCTCAAATACTGGTTTTGCACTAGTAGAGATATTAGTAGTTACCTTAATAATTGGTTTATTAGGATTAATTGCACTACCCCAGTGGATGGCTTTTGTAGATGTTCGTCGCCTGAACAGTTCCCAGTACGAAATTTACCGTGCTATGCGCGAAGCCCAAAGCCAAGCTAGCAAGGAAAAATTAACCTGGCAAGTCAGTATTCGTGAACAAAATGGCATCGTTCAATGGGTAATTCATCCGGCAGAAAAAGGAATATTTATACCCAATTATGTAAGTAACAATGATAAAATATGGGATAGTGTTGAACCAAATGTTCGCATTGTTCAAGATAAAAATCAAAAAGGTAAAAACGAGACAACTTTTCCTAAACAACTTTCACAACAAGTATGGCGAGTTTTATTTAACTATCAAGGTTGTCCTGTCTATGAAGTGGGAGATGAGTGTACTAAAACCGCACTCAGAACACTAGGACAGATAACTTTTTATAGTCAGAATGCTGGTAAAGCTAGGCGTTGTGTCTATGTTTCTACGGTTTTAGGTGCAATGCGAACTGGAAAAGAGCATATAAAACCCAATACCGACAACAAATATTGCTATTAA
- the hpsE gene encoding hormogonium polysaccharide biosynthesis glycosyltransferase HpsE has translation MYLDFSVAIPTFNGANRLPELLERLRNQANTENLSWEIIVVDNNSTDNTAKLVQSYQENWPYPYPLKYCLETKQGAGYARKRAVQAAKGKFIGFLDDDNYPELNWVAAAYDFGKNYPQVGAFASQIHPQWEVEPPENFQRLAPFLAITERGNLPLLYKPTQKLLPPSAGLVVRRQAWLESVPNQLILTGRVAGNMLTSEDLEMLIYIQKAGWEIWYNPDMEIYHKIPSWRLQKEYLIPFFQGIGLSRYITRMLSIRNSWARPMIFFAYFINDVRKVFWHLVKYHLKVKNDLVAACEMQLMFSSLISPFYWLKNGYRNNI, from the coding sequence ATGTACCTTGACTTTAGCGTGGCAATTCCAACTTTCAATGGTGCAAACCGATTACCTGAATTACTGGAACGACTGCGAAATCAAGCCAACACTGAAAACTTATCTTGGGAAATTATTGTTGTAGACAATAATAGCACAGATAATACAGCAAAACTTGTTCAAAGTTATCAAGAAAATTGGCCATATCCTTACCCTTTAAAATACTGCTTGGAAACAAAACAGGGAGCAGGATATGCCAGAAAACGGGCAGTGCAAGCAGCAAAAGGTAAATTTATTGGCTTTTTGGATGATGATAACTATCCAGAATTAAACTGGGTAGCAGCAGCTTATGATTTTGGAAAAAATTATCCACAGGTAGGAGCTTTTGCTAGCCAAATTCATCCTCAATGGGAAGTTGAACCACCAGAAAATTTCCAGCGCCTTGCTCCATTTTTGGCAATTACAGAACGGGGTAATTTACCTTTGCTGTATAAACCAACTCAGAAATTATTACCTCCCTCTGCTGGACTTGTAGTCCGTCGGCAAGCTTGGTTAGAAAGTGTACCCAATCAGTTGATATTGACTGGCAGAGTTGCTGGAAATATGCTGACTAGTGAAGATTTAGAAATGTTGATATATATCCAAAAAGCTGGGTGGGAAATTTGGTATAACCCAGATATGGAAATTTATCACAAAATACCAAGTTGGCGATTACAAAAAGAGTATTTAATTCCATTTTTTCAAGGTATTGGACTTAGCCGTTATATTACTCGGATGTTGAGTATAAGGAACTCTTGGGCTAGACCAATGATTTTTTTTGCTTATTTTATAAATGATGTGCGTAAAGTTTTTTGGCATTTAGTTAAATACCATTTAAAGGTTAAAAATGACTTGGTTGCTGCCTGTGAAATGCAACTAATGTTTAGCAGTTTAATTAGTCCTTTTTATTGGCTTAAGAATGGTTATAGGAATAATATCTGA
- a CDS encoding prepilin-type N-terminal cleavage/methylation domain-containing protein — protein MYNLFFKKILQKISVNILTAKPKDSLYLATNNAGFSLVEILVVLVMLGVLAAISTPNWIAFLNRQQANKANDVVLAGIQEAQRQAKRQKLGYSISFRTDNNIPQIAIYPKDSDPTKLWRNLGTDVGIKSGSIVIGTNLTNINTTTSTTSVTYAAAFNSTAPQTITFDYTGALDLVVKTNTSSLTSVQNDKITSKGLIVAVAVAQSGSPTQATNLKRCVIVKTLLGSIKTGKDTECN, from the coding sequence ATGTATAATCTATTTTTCAAGAAAATTCTACAGAAAATCTCTGTAAATATATTAACTGCAAAACCAAAAGACTCATTATATTTAGCTACAAACAATGCTGGATTTAGCCTAGTTGAGATTTTGGTTGTGTTAGTTATGTTGGGAGTTTTGGCAGCAATTAGTACTCCTAATTGGATTGCATTTCTCAATAGACAACAGGCTAATAAGGCGAATGATGTTGTTTTGGCAGGAATCCAAGAAGCTCAGAGACAAGCTAAAAGGCAAAAACTTGGTTATAGTATTAGCTTTAGAACTGACAATAATATTCCCCAAATTGCTATTTATCCTAAAGATTCTGACCCCACAAAATTATGGCGTAATTTGGGTACAGATGTAGGAATAAAATCAGGATCAATAGTAATTGGAACTAATCTCACTAATATAAATACTACGACCAGCACCACTTCTGTAACCTATGCCGCTGCTTTCAATTCTACCGCGCCACAAACAATTACCTTTGACTACACAGGTGCTTTGGATTTGGTAGTCAAGACAAATACTAGTAGTTTAACATCAGTCCAGAACGATAAAATTACTAGCAAAGGTTTAATTGTAGCTGTTGCTGTGGCTCAATCTGGCTCTCCTACTCAAGCTACTAACCTCAAGCGATGCGTGATTGTCAAAACTCTATTAGGTTCAATAAAAACAGGAAAAGATACTGAGTGCAACTAA
- the hpsC gene encoding hormogonium polysaccharide secretion pseudopilin HpsC gives MRPFKWLLSNQLKYSHTKQKGFTLIELLVGIALAFLIITPMLGFMINLLDNDRKEQAKATTDQELKAALDYIARDLQQSVYIYDADGIDNIRSQLPKSSTDDKKKYFPVLVFWKRQYISGGLVVKTTTTTGADGKTSTSTENDDTFVYSLVAYYLINDGDTTWSKAARIGRFQISNGYGQTDTDKQSTRDAGFQLFNLDDEGTLKTKMNKWTKKSSENYSQDILPLVDYIDQTTTDTTSTTNQTPSCSTDYQIVPKFSGSGDSVATDNVKTRGFYVCVDSNNTVAEVYLRGNALARIQDTNIDFDQTSQNRKIYFPQSSIRVQGIGFLFTK, from the coding sequence ATGAGACCTTTTAAATGGCTTTTAAGTAATCAGCTAAAATACTCTCACACGAAACAAAAAGGCTTTACCCTCATCGAATTACTGGTTGGTATCGCCCTAGCTTTTCTGATAATCACACCAATGCTGGGATTTATGATCAATCTGCTCGACAATGACCGTAAAGAGCAAGCTAAAGCAACTACTGATCAAGAACTTAAAGCAGCACTTGACTACATTGCACGAGACTTGCAACAGTCAGTATACATCTACGATGCTGATGGCATAGATAATATTCGCTCTCAATTACCTAAATCATCTACAGATGATAAGAAAAAATATTTTCCTGTTCTTGTGTTTTGGAAGCGACAGTATATTTCTGGAGGGCTTGTTGTGAAGACAACAACTACAACAGGTGCAGACGGGAAGACGAGTACTAGTACCGAAAATGATGATACTTTTGTTTACTCATTAGTCGCTTATTATTTGATTAATGATGGTGACACTACATGGTCTAAAGCAGCCCGAATTGGTAGATTCCAAATCAGTAATGGCTATGGACAAACTGATACAGATAAACAAAGCACTAGAGATGCTGGTTTTCAGTTGTTTAATCTCGACGATGAAGGAACTCTTAAGACCAAAATGAATAAATGGACAAAGAAAAGTAGTGAAAATTATTCTCAAGACATATTGCCTCTAGTAGATTATATTGATCAAACCACCACAGATACTACAAGTACAACCAACCAAACACCCTCTTGCTCAACTGACTACCAAATAGTGCCAAAATTTTCTGGTAGTGGAGATTCTGTAGCTACAGATAATGTTAAAACACGCGGATTTTACGTCTGTGTTGACTCAAACAATACTGTAGCAGAAGTTTATTTACGCGGTAATGCTCTCGCTCGTATTCAAGACACAAATATAGATTTCGATCAAACTAGTCAAAACAGAAAAATATATTTTCCCCAATCAAGTATCCGAGTTCAAGGAATTGGATTCTTATTTACTAAATAA